One window from the genome of Musa acuminata AAA Group cultivar baxijiao chromosome BXJ1-4, Cavendish_Baxijiao_AAA, whole genome shotgun sequence encodes:
- the LOC135651695 gene encoding uncharacterized protein LOC135651695 isoform X1, whose translation MPSFWNHVVYILKVMSPFVRVLRLVDNENKPAMGYIYEVMDRAKETIKRSFNENEEKYEKIFTIIDERWNCQLHRPLHAAGYYLNPEFFYKIKSVGFDAEVLSGLYQCVARLVPSIEVQDKIIHELSLYKNAEGLFGISIAVRSRTTTSPAEWWSLFGNSTPNLQKFAVKVLSLTCSASGCERNWSVFEHIHSKRRNRLEHQRLHDLVYIKYNQALKTRHDLKNRFDSISLQDIDDSNEWLIGEMGANLQDAEDELVFEDDRLTWGDVARASGAGELQTYTRQMSKRKMSAKASSSALAIVEDIENETYLDEEEGIEEQKEEDEFNEDDLCENDDNIDYDE comes from the exons atgccatccttttggaatcatgtagtttatatattaaaggtaatgagcccttttgttcgagtccttcgattggtggataatgaaaataagcctgcaatgggatatatttatgaggttatggatagagcaaaggagacgattaaaagatcttttaatgaaaatgaagaaaaatatgagaaaatttttacaatcattgacgaaagatggaattgtcaacttcatcgtcccttacatgcagcaggatattatttgaaccctgaattcttttataagattaaatctgttggatttgatgcagaagttttgagtgggttatatcagtgtgttgcaagattagttcccagtattgaggttcaagataagattattcatgaattatctttatataaaaatgctgaaggtctttttggaatttcaattgccgttcgatccaggacaactacctctccag ctgaatggtggagtctatttggaaattccaccccgaacttacagaaatttgctgtcaaagtacttagtttgacatgtagtgcttcgggttgtgaacgaaactggagtgtctttgagcat attcactcgaagagaagaaatcggttagaacatcaacgattgcacgatcttgtttacataaagtataatcaagctttgaagactcgtcatgatttgaaaaatagatttgattcaatctcattacaagatattgatgattcaaatgagtggttaataggagaaatgggtgctaacttgcaagatgctgaagacgagcttgtatttgaagatgatagattgacgtggggagatgtggcaagagcttcaggtgctggagaattacaaacatatacaagacagatgtcaaagagaaaaatgagtgcaaaagcatcaagttcGGCtcttgctattgttgaagacatagagaatgaaacatatcttgatgaagaggaaggaatcgaagaacaaaaggaagaagacgaattcaatgaagatgatttgtgtgaaaatgacgataatattgattatgatgaatga